The Alnus glutinosa chromosome 7, dhAlnGlut1.1, whole genome shotgun sequence genome includes a region encoding these proteins:
- the LOC133873054 gene encoding probable serine/threonine-protein kinase PBL18 isoform X1 — MCCYFQKDRQPYNILKYFFSKMGCFTVLKSKKKKSEQTFYINRANPKDQTPTVLPEPQIRARSLQSAPPSFRTRVKPIQPVNKVTNHRTRALSAPSSLDAAEQDALSSGEFDEQEDLRHRTGSIKEQRSPSPQPLPLPSPQSAAALKTTGSFKSGTGSGPLHASGPLPLPPTAALRNFSYEEVAAACYNFSSDRCVSEGLSSIIYKASFGDDASSSKKFEATVTRLHLSTQGLKEFISEVNTIASLHHPNLCKLLGYHAREGGEQLLIYERLFHGSLDRLLYGRSDGPPIDWNTRMKIALCAAQGLTFLHEEGPFQAMYNEFSTANIQIDKDFSAKLSGYGCVGHILEMEISNNSVAVANLSVETVEKGRLTPKSNVWSFGIILLELLTGRKNLDSRHPKEERNLIKWSRPFLADDCRISLIMDPRLKGRFPAKAASTVADIAQRCLQKDPSERPTMRTVVELLKIIQDMKYSCRFPLQEPATVAGKKMLKSPSLNGIITPAPRLSFSPSPPSRARPSVSPTRRPALPLSLPPRACSSTLSLEELERQESRKSSSSTVRRASVEGF, encoded by the exons ATGTGCTGCTATTTCCAG aAAGATAGACAACCTTATAACatccttaaatattttttcagtaAGATGGGGTGTTTCACGGTTTTgaagagtaagaagaaaaagtCTGAGCAGACGTTTTACATCAACCGTGCTAACCCTAAGGATCAAACACCTACAGTCTTGCCAGAACCGCAAATCCGAGCCCGGTCTCTACAGTCTGCACCCCCGAGTTTTAGGACAAGAGTGAAACCCATTCAGCCAGTTAACAAAGTCACCAACCATAGAACACGTGCATTATCTGCTCCATCGTCTCTTGATGCCGCGGAGCAAGATGCTCTTTCATCAGGTGAATTTGATGAACAGGAAGACTTGAGGCACCGAACTGGATCAATAAAGGAGCAACGGTCCCCGAGTCCACAACCTCTTCCTCTCCCATCGCCTCAGTCTGCTGCTGCATTGAAGACTACAGGAAGCTTTAAGTCAGGAACTGGTAGCGGGCCTCTGCACGCCTCTGGACCATTGCCACTGCCTCCTACAGCAGCACTCCGAAACTTCTCATATGAAGAAGTTGCTGCTGCTTGCTACAATTTCTCTTCAGACAGATGTGTTTCAGAAGGTCTTTCTTCCATTATATATAAAGCTTCTTTTGGGGATGATGCTTCTAGTTCAAAGAAATTCGAAGCAACTGTTACTCGCCTTCACCTATCCACTCAG GGGTTGAAGGAGTTTATAAGTGAGGTGAACACAATTGCATCTTTGCATCATCCAAATCTTTGTAAATTGCTTGGTTACCATGCACGTGAAGGTGGAGAACAATTGTTGATATATGAGAGGCTCTTTCATGGAAGCTTGGACCGGCTATTGTATGGGAGGTCAGACGGCCCCCCCATTGATTGGAATACAAGAATGAAAATCGCTTTATGCGCTGCACAAGGTCTGACTTTCTTGCATGAAGAAGGACCTTTCCAG GCAATGTACAATGAATTTTCAACTGCCAACATACAGATTGACAAAGATTTTAGTGCGAAGCTCTCAGGATATGGTTGTGTTGGCCACATTCTTGAGATGGAGATCTCTAATAATTCAGTG GCAGTGGCAAACCTTTCAGTGGAGACAGTGGAGAAAGGACGGCTCACTCCAAAAAGCAACGTTTGGAGTTTTGGAATAATTCTTCTAGAACTACTTACCGGCCGGAAGAATCTTGACAGTCGTCATCCTAAGGAAGAGAGGAATTTGATTAAATGGAGCCGGCCTTTCCTGGCCGATGACTGTCGAATCTCACTGATCATGGATCCTCGTTTAAAAGGCCGCTTCCCAGCGAAAGCAGCCAGTACAGTTGCTGATATTGCGCAAAGATGTCTTCAGAAGGACCCCTCAGAGAGACCTACCATGAGAACTGTTGTTGAGCTTCTCAAAATCATACAAGACATGAAGTATTCCTGCCGTTTTCCTCTGCAAGAACCAGCAACCGTTGctggaaaaaaaatgttaaagtcACCGAGTCTAAATGGAATCATTACTCCAGCTCCAAGGCTAAGTTTCTCACCATCACCACCATCAAGAGCCCGACCATCTGTTTCTCCAACTAGACGACCTGCCTTGCCCTTGTCTCTTCCTCCGCGTGCTTGTTCCTCCACCCTCTCTTTGGAGGAGCTTGAACGGCAGGAAAGCCGGAAGTCATCATCGTCAACTGTGCGCAGAGCTAGTGTTGAAGGTTTTTGA
- the LOC133873054 gene encoding probable serine/threonine-protein kinase PBL18 isoform X2: MGCFTVLKSKKKKSEQTFYINRANPKDQTPTVLPEPQIRARSLQSAPPSFRTRVKPIQPVNKVTNHRTRALSAPSSLDAAEQDALSSGEFDEQEDLRHRTGSIKEQRSPSPQPLPLPSPQSAAALKTTGSFKSGTGSGPLHASGPLPLPPTAALRNFSYEEVAAACYNFSSDRCVSEGLSSIIYKASFGDDASSSKKFEATVTRLHLSTQGLKEFISEVNTIASLHHPNLCKLLGYHAREGGEQLLIYERLFHGSLDRLLYGRSDGPPIDWNTRMKIALCAAQGLTFLHEEGPFQAMYNEFSTANIQIDKDFSAKLSGYGCVGHILEMEISNNSVAVANLSVETVEKGRLTPKSNVWSFGIILLELLTGRKNLDSRHPKEERNLIKWSRPFLADDCRISLIMDPRLKGRFPAKAASTVADIAQRCLQKDPSERPTMRTVVELLKIIQDMKYSCRFPLQEPATVAGKKMLKSPSLNGIITPAPRLSFSPSPPSRARPSVSPTRRPALPLSLPPRACSSTLSLEELERQESRKSSSSTVRRASVEGF, from the exons ATGGGGTGTTTCACGGTTTTgaagagtaagaagaaaaagtCTGAGCAGACGTTTTACATCAACCGTGCTAACCCTAAGGATCAAACACCTACAGTCTTGCCAGAACCGCAAATCCGAGCCCGGTCTCTACAGTCTGCACCCCCGAGTTTTAGGACAAGAGTGAAACCCATTCAGCCAGTTAACAAAGTCACCAACCATAGAACACGTGCATTATCTGCTCCATCGTCTCTTGATGCCGCGGAGCAAGATGCTCTTTCATCAGGTGAATTTGATGAACAGGAAGACTTGAGGCACCGAACTGGATCAATAAAGGAGCAACGGTCCCCGAGTCCACAACCTCTTCCTCTCCCATCGCCTCAGTCTGCTGCTGCATTGAAGACTACAGGAAGCTTTAAGTCAGGAACTGGTAGCGGGCCTCTGCACGCCTCTGGACCATTGCCACTGCCTCCTACAGCAGCACTCCGAAACTTCTCATATGAAGAAGTTGCTGCTGCTTGCTACAATTTCTCTTCAGACAGATGTGTTTCAGAAGGTCTTTCTTCCATTATATATAAAGCTTCTTTTGGGGATGATGCTTCTAGTTCAAAGAAATTCGAAGCAACTGTTACTCGCCTTCACCTATCCACTCAG GGGTTGAAGGAGTTTATAAGTGAGGTGAACACAATTGCATCTTTGCATCATCCAAATCTTTGTAAATTGCTTGGTTACCATGCACGTGAAGGTGGAGAACAATTGTTGATATATGAGAGGCTCTTTCATGGAAGCTTGGACCGGCTATTGTATGGGAGGTCAGACGGCCCCCCCATTGATTGGAATACAAGAATGAAAATCGCTTTATGCGCTGCACAAGGTCTGACTTTCTTGCATGAAGAAGGACCTTTCCAG GCAATGTACAATGAATTTTCAACTGCCAACATACAGATTGACAAAGATTTTAGTGCGAAGCTCTCAGGATATGGTTGTGTTGGCCACATTCTTGAGATGGAGATCTCTAATAATTCAGTG GCAGTGGCAAACCTTTCAGTGGAGACAGTGGAGAAAGGACGGCTCACTCCAAAAAGCAACGTTTGGAGTTTTGGAATAATTCTTCTAGAACTACTTACCGGCCGGAAGAATCTTGACAGTCGTCATCCTAAGGAAGAGAGGAATTTGATTAAATGGAGCCGGCCTTTCCTGGCCGATGACTGTCGAATCTCACTGATCATGGATCCTCGTTTAAAAGGCCGCTTCCCAGCGAAAGCAGCCAGTACAGTTGCTGATATTGCGCAAAGATGTCTTCAGAAGGACCCCTCAGAGAGACCTACCATGAGAACTGTTGTTGAGCTTCTCAAAATCATACAAGACATGAAGTATTCCTGCCGTTTTCCTCTGCAAGAACCAGCAACCGTTGctggaaaaaaaatgttaaagtcACCGAGTCTAAATGGAATCATTACTCCAGCTCCAAGGCTAAGTTTCTCACCATCACCACCATCAAGAGCCCGACCATCTGTTTCTCCAACTAGACGACCTGCCTTGCCCTTGTCTCTTCCTCCGCGTGCTTGTTCCTCCACCCTCTCTTTGGAGGAGCTTGAACGGCAGGAAAGCCGGAAGTCATCATCGTCAACTGTGCGCAGAGCTAGTGTTGAAGGTTTTTGA
- the LOC133872228 gene encoding uncharacterized protein LOC133872228: MQAEKEQSWKIYIHAKAKNFHFKLRVKATNIVPTWEFHQCSIVLKLGKYLLKLKSNYGTALIPSQKQPKTLKSKFLVLLKKFRIRRSKNRAFGFKQKSDLSKPEENRMGWFAYKEPICLGSLVVGILAFLVQSISNKDQKGIVIHGSVISLYLALLFKKYTTGRISNFLVLLMVATVACSLVLELDNCLRYDYLQMAWDYLVSSGFPGNFQAFINLLGSRVTN, translated from the exons ATGCAAGCAGAAAAGGAGCAATCTTGGAAAATCTACATCCATGCCAAGGCCAAGAACTTCCATTTCAAACTCAGAGTCAAAGCAACAAATATCGTACCCACTTGGGAGTTCCATCAATGCTCCATTGTGCTAAAGCTGGGAAAATACCTCCTCAAATTGAAATCCAACTACGGAACAGCACTTATTCCCAGtcaaaaacaacccaaaacccTGAAATCCAAGTTCCTAGTACTTCTCAAGAAGTTCCGCATTCGACGGTCCAAGAACCGAGCCTTTGGTTTCAAGCAGAAGTCAGATCTCTCAAAGCCAGAAGAAAATAGAATGGGATGGTTTGCTTATAAG GAACCAATCTGTTTGGGTTCATTGGTTGTTGGGATTCTTGCATTTTTAGTTCAATCTATCAGCAACAAAGATCAGAAGGGAATTGTCATCCATGGCTCTGTTATCTCGTTATACCTTGCTTTGTTATTCAAGAAATATACGACAGGAAGAATCAGCAATTTCTTGGTACTTCTAATGGTTGCGACAGTGGCTTGTTCACTAGTTCTTGAATTGGACAATTGTTTAAGATATGATTATCTTCAGATGGCATGGGACTATCTTGTTTCCTCCGGATTTCCAG gaaattTTCAAGCTTTTATCAATCTTCTGGGGTCCAGGGTGACTAATTAA